The following coding sequences lie in one Mucilaginibacter sp. KACC 22773 genomic window:
- a CDS encoding TonB-dependent receptor, which yields MNLKLHFFLFGAFLLACLPVFAQKLTGTVTSGGQPVMAGTVKVVPTGTGTITDADGKYSLTLKAGSYQVSFSAIGLEKKTVSVQLAAGEAKILNMDLAASAEGLKEVVVVGSRGGGRTKLDSPVPVDVLRMNQIGETTAKPDLMSQLNQAVPSFNYNKQSGGDGSDAIDFASLRGLGFDQTLVLINGKRRHLSAFVNQVGTRGRGNSGTDLNAIPEAAIDRVEILRDGASAQYGSDAIAGVVNIVLRKDIGTLNVNIGGSGYYDHKYNTLNNVDPTQYYTGSQVDGKTFTLGMDYGLAIGKNGGFINFGGNFMDQGKTFRAAPDTNWSTNPKALGVDAWRRAFGDGSVKSGGGMYNMEIPLAGTKTTFYSFGGYNYKHSNVYAWTRRWSSSSNHIKFPTDENGKLIFVPGIMRVFDPTPGALDTANVYYNPQEDVYIKDMSAALGFKGTIGDGWDWDLSNNTGYNDFHYWGNKTFNASLPLPEQYTKTRFNDGGFNFLQNTANLDVTKHFERVAQGFTLSFGGEYRYERYKLYAGEPDSYRNGGALLNGVPKASGSEGYPGYQPTDATTANRTNEAAYIEGTLDVTKDWLVDGAARFEHYSDFGGVSTFKLASRYKVSDNFNIRGSFSTGFRAPSLQQMNFSNTNTNIIAGELVYAKLIPNYADAARQVGIPKLTQETSTNTSLGFTWKPTHDFNVTVDGYLIKIKNRIVITGAFDTSVAALKDYLIANNVSNANFFTNAVNTTNRGIDIVLDYRKSWGKNKFTALFAGNIQGITINKVNIPAALNDTYAHQQAYFSTREAAFLKASAPAEKFSLGLEYGYGKFAAGSHITYYGKLTTQGFGYSSLPGANPDGPGGANTSASGNGWDPYVDLDNGKGVVPENFVFHGKATTDIYVSYKISKQISWTVGVDNIFNVHPDLAVTEGAHQSSWGDSESGGPFDAVQMGFNGMRMFTKLALHF from the coding sequence ATGAATTTAAAATTACATTTTTTCCTTTTCGGAGCATTTTTACTGGCCTGTCTGCCGGTTTTTGCCCAAAAGCTAACGGGAACTGTTACAAGTGGGGGCCAGCCGGTAATGGCCGGCACCGTTAAAGTAGTACCTACAGGCACTGGTACCATCACAGATGCAGATGGTAAGTATAGTTTAACTTTAAAAGCAGGTAGTTACCAGGTTAGTTTTTCGGCTATAGGGCTTGAAAAGAAAACAGTGTCTGTTCAGCTTGCGGCAGGCGAAGCAAAGATATTGAATATGGATCTTGCCGCTTCGGCCGAAGGGTTGAAAGAGGTAGTAGTGGTAGGAAGCCGCGGCGGTGGCCGTACTAAGCTGGATTCGCCCGTACCTGTTGATGTGCTTAGGATGAACCAGATAGGCGAAACTACCGCTAAGCCCGATTTGATGAGCCAGCTAAACCAGGCCGTACCTTCATTTAACTACAACAAACAAAGCGGCGGCGACGGATCCGATGCTATTGACTTTGCCAGTTTGCGGGGCCTTGGCTTCGATCAAACGTTGGTACTCATCAATGGCAAGCGCCGTCACTTGTCGGCTTTCGTAAACCAGGTAGGTACCCGAGGCCGCGGTAATAGCGGTACCGATTTAAATGCCATACCCGAAGCGGCTATTGACAGGGTAGAGATTTTGCGTGATGGTGCTTCGGCACAATACGGCTCAGATGCCATAGCGGGTGTTGTTAACATTGTTTTGAGAAAAGATATCGGTACGCTGAATGTCAACATAGGTGGTAGTGGTTATTATGACCATAAATACAATACGCTGAACAATGTTGACCCAACCCAATATTATACAGGGTCGCAAGTTGACGGTAAAACGTTCACTTTAGGAATGGACTATGGATTGGCTATTGGCAAAAACGGTGGTTTTATCAATTTTGGAGGTAACTTTATGGATCAGGGCAAAACTTTTAGGGCTGCGCCTGATACCAACTGGTCAACCAACCCCAAGGCCCTGGGTGTTGATGCCTGGCGAAGGGCCTTTGGCGATGGCTCGGTAAAGTCTGGCGGTGGAATGTACAATATGGAAATCCCGCTTGCCGGCACCAAAACTACTTTCTACTCTTTTGGCGGCTATAACTATAAACACTCCAATGTTTATGCCTGGACACGCCGGTGGAGCAGTTCAAGTAATCACATTAAATTCCCTACCGACGAAAACGGGAAGCTGATATTTGTACCCGGCATTATGCGTGTTTTTGACCCTACGCCGGGGGCTTTGGATACTGCCAACGTATATTATAACCCCCAGGAGGATGTTTATATAAAGGATATGTCGGCTGCGTTGGGCTTCAAAGGCACAATAGGAGATGGCTGGGATTGGGATTTGAGTAATAATACAGGTTACAATGACTTTCATTATTGGGGTAACAAAACCTTTAATGCGTCATTGCCCTTACCAGAACAATACACCAAAACCAGGTTTAATGATGGCGGATTCAACTTTTTACAAAACACAGCCAATTTAGATGTAACCAAACATTTTGAGCGTGTGGCTCAAGGCTTTACGTTGTCATTTGGCGGAGAGTACAGGTATGAGCGCTATAAACTATACGCCGGTGAGCCCGACTCCTACAGAAATGGCGGAGCTTTGTTAAACGGTGTTCCTAAAGCTTCCGGTTCCGAAGGGTATCCCGGTTATCAGCCAACTGATGCAACCACAGCCAACAGAACAAATGAAGCTGCTTATATTGAAGGCACTTTAGATGTAACCAAAGATTGGCTGGTTGATGGTGCAGCCCGGTTTGAACATTACTCGGATTTTGGCGGGGTAAGCACATTTAAATTGGCATCCCGCTATAAAGTAAGCGACAACTTCAATATAAGGGGATCATTTAGCACAGGTTTTAGGGCGCCTTCACTGCAGCAAATGAACTTTAGCAATACCAATACCAATATTATTGCAGGTGAATTGGTTTACGCTAAATTGATTCCAAATTATGCAGATGCCGCCCGCCAGGTAGGGATTCCAAAGCTTACCCAGGAAACGTCAACCAATACCAGCTTAGGCTTTACGTGGAAACCAACCCATGATTTTAATGTTACAGTTGACGGTTATCTTATTAAAATTAAAAACAGGATAGTAATTACAGGTGCTTTTGATACCTCGGTAGCTGCACTAAAAGACTACCTTATAGCTAATAATGTATCAAATGCCAACTTTTTTACCAATGCTGTCAATACAACCAACAGGGGTATCGACATTGTATTAGATTATCGCAAATCGTGGGGTAAAAATAAATTTACCGCTTTATTTGCAGGTAACATTCAAGGGATAACTATTAATAAGGTTAATATCCCGGCCGCGCTGAATGATACTTATGCACACCAGCAAGCATACTTTAGCACAAGGGAAGCGGCCTTTTTAAAGGCTTCAGCCCCCGCCGAAAAATTCTCCTTAGGGCTTGAATACGGATATGGTAAATTTGCCGCCGGTAGCCATATTACCTATTATGGTAAACTGACCACCCAAGGCTTTGGCTATAGCAGCCTACCAGGCGCCAACCCTGATGGCCCAGGTGGCGCTAATACTTCTGCATCGGGTAATGGTTGGGACCCCTATGTTGATTTGGATAACGGCAAAGGCGTTGTTCCCGAAAACTTTGTTTTTCACGGAAAAGCTACTACCGATATATACGTATCTTATAAAATATCAAAACAAATTTCATGGACAGTTGGTGTAGATAACATATTTAATGTACACCCTGATCTGGCTGTTACAGAAGGCGCTCATCAATCATCATGGGGTGATAGTGAATCGGGCGGTCCTTTTGATGCTGTACAAATGGGTTTTAACGGCATGAGGATGTTTACCAAACTTGCATTACACTTTTAA